The Prinia subflava isolate CZ2003 ecotype Zambia chromosome 21, Cam_Psub_1.2, whole genome shotgun sequence genome window below encodes:
- the DDI2 gene encoding protein DDI1 homolog 2 isoform X1, producing the protein MPSLPASDGFQNPVQSSGLNSKICNPTNQLLDRSVSAPASICSSESSLAEPIDPRAVKTSDSSPEHQVTPEKEHPLVLQHHSNSSSLANNDPSPHTGDGTCSSPACLSQKTLKETFSADILTECNAKGQDHGQEHPLEVTKVNLADTAAKHRQDKDVCLSSEQEQKRELPTDHQMCKEPEKEHLEEQTETTDPEPPCCVGGVEKPAVAEAKQPENPPLEMRDGLERADLSCVKGSIQLSASCSHVHLEASMEIDAVEQAAAEAQSSTRQQKQQTENRHISSLNSEAFSMEVELLKSPSSLSDSLSTSDVLQSKSASEIPAEYHELANLAADSSSPSSTQQLDTDPGRPSEEPCFPLASALKELHKLLVISRKGECQILASEEVSQLEMVHREPAVQQKGLAEGEQKGLDPGSQEHRYSFTRSEGGGAEGSQPCDSGREHISTRPISPGQPVLGGGSLERQKSSGKSSVVMVSSAATPGQQQSPEQREVLAGGSQSPPSPTLEQSTPVSSTPVSGEGAPRDTQSLFTGAPGRSESAAPEGPWHVGGSEEPLLSPPAACTRLTTGASPAPAFPVADIDRILSAGFTPQEALQALEQAGGNADLALLILLAKSIVVPT; encoded by the coding sequence ATGCCCTCATTACCAGCTTCTGATGGGTTTCAAAATCCAGTCCAGTCTTCAGGACTAAATTCCAAGATCTGTAATCCCACAAATCAATTACTTGATCGTTCTGTCTCTGCCCCTGCTTCAATTTGCTCATCTGAATCCAGCCTTGCAGAGCCCATTGATCCTAGAGCCGTCAAGACTTCTGACTCTTCACCTGAACACCAGGTAACTCCAGAAAAAGAGCATCCTCTGGTATTACAGCATCATTCCAATAGCTCTTCCTTGGCAAATAATGACCCCTCTCCGCACACTGGTGATGGAACCTGCTCCAGTCCAGCTTGCCTTTCACAGAAGACACTCAAAGAAACATTTAGTGCTGACATTTTAACGGAATGTAATGCTAAAGGACAAGATCATGGTCAGGAACATCCTCTGGAAGTGACAAAAGTCAATTTGGCTGACACTGCTGCCAAGCACAGGCAGGATAAAGATGTCTGTCTGTCTTCAGAACAGGAGCAAAAACGTGAGCTTCCCACAGACCATCAGATGTGCAAAGAGCCAGAAAAGGAACATCTTGAGGAGCAAACTGAGACAACTGACCCAGAACCTCCTTGCTGTGTTGGTGGGGTTGAGAAACCTGCTGTGGCAGAAGCCAAACAGCCAGAAAATCCCCCCTTGGAAATGAGAGATGGACTGGAGAGAGCAGATCTTTCCTGTGTGAAAGGGAGTATCCAACTgtctgcctcctgcagccacgTGCACTTGGAAGCCTCCATGGAAATAGATGCAGtggagcaggctgcagctgaagcGCAGAGCTCAAcaaggcagcagaagcagcagactGAGAACAGACATATATCCAGCCTGAACTCGGAGGCCTTCTCAATGGAGGTGGAGTTGCTGAAGTCTCCGTCCTCCCTGAGTGATTCACTTTCCACTAGTGATGTCCTGCAGTCTAAAAGCGCTAGTGAAATTCCTGCAGAGTATCATGAGTTGGCTAATTTGGCAGCAGACAGCTCTTCCCCCTCCAGCACCCAACAGCTGGACACGGATCCAGGAAGACCTTCAGAAGAGCCATGTTTCCCTCTAGCATCGGCCTTGAAAGAGCTTCACAAACTCTTGGTTATCAGTCGGAAAGGAGAATGTCAGATCCTTGCCTCAGAAGAAGTCTCACAGCTGGAAATGGTTCACAGAGagccagcagtgcagcagaagGGACTTGCTGAAGGTGAGCAGAAAGGCTTGGATCCAGGCAGCCAGGAACATAGATATTCCTTCACAAGGTCTGAgggtggaggagcagaggggagccAGCCTTGTGATTCTGGCAGAGAGCACATCAGCACCAGGCCCATcagtcctgggcagcctgtgcttgGGGGAGGTTCTTTAGAGAGGCAGAAGAGTTCAGGTAAGAGCAGTGTGGTCATGGTGAGTTCTGCAGCCactcctggccagcagcagagcccagagcagagggaggttTTGGCAGGAGGTTCTCAGAGTCCACCTAGTCCAACTTTGGAGCAAAGCACACCTGTTTCCTCCACACCTGTGTCGGGTGAAGGAGCACCACGGGACACTCAGAGCCTGTTCACAGGAGCACCTGGGAGAAGTGAGAGTGCTGCTCCTGAAGGTCCATGGCACGTGGGTGGGAGTGAGGAACCACTGCTGAGCCCCCCAGCTGCCTGCACCAGACTGACCACAGGGGCTTCTCCAGCCCCTGCTTTCCCTGTGGCTGATATCGACCGGATCCTCAGTGCTGGTTTTACACCACAGGAAGCTCTCCAGGCCTTGGAACAAGCAGGTGGAAATGCAGATCTTGCTCTTCTCATTTTGCTAGCTAAGAGCATCGTTGTTCCCACGTAA